In a single window of the Pseudodesulfovibrio profundus genome:
- a CDS encoding metal-dependent hydrolase: MPGYKGHLAGGLFFACMGLVGAVLLGWWVFNPISASALICFCLLGALFPDVDTDSKGQNLYYVVFALLDLGLILKKYYMWSAWLGFFAMLPAIGSHRGWTHTWWAMLLVPVPIVALPVLIHGIDRFADFIPFYLAFATGYFSHLLLDGEFC; this comes from the coding sequence ATGCCTGGATACAAAGGACATTTGGCCGGCGGGCTTTTCTTTGCCTGCATGGGGCTTGTTGGTGCGGTATTGCTCGGCTGGTGGGTTTTCAATCCGATATCAGCCAGTGCCCTGATATGTTTTTGCCTGCTTGGCGCGTTATTTCCCGATGTTGATACGGATTCTAAAGGACAAAATCTGTACTATGTTGTTTTCGCGCTATTGGACTTGGGGTTGATTCTGAAGAAATATTACATGTGGTCTGCATGGCTGGGCTTTTTTGCCATGCTGCCGGCAATTGGCTCTCACCGAGGATGGACACATACATGGTGGGCAATGCTTTTGGTGCCGGTGCCAATTGTAGCGCTTCCGGTCCTGATTCACGGGATAGATCGATTCGCAGACTTCATTCCATTTTATTTAGCGTTTGCAACAGGATATTTCTCTCACCTCTTATTGGATGGAGAGTTTTGCTAA
- a CDS encoding TetR/AcrR family transcriptional regulator: MSKKDKILVAAQELFAKSGYAGTTMKMVAEEAEVASGLVFHYFDNKENLFMAAGSELIDTMILYLRDRIADSANGCEALGAFVEAYLEFTIVNEKTFPTLIRCSPFSDDNPDLDRKKIGAKFRELIDMVEEILLRGIEDGSIVDLPVTQTAFMVYANIVGAVRTRFLAPYEIPGLYDEARDFILRSVQTPRLIAS, from the coding sequence ATGTCTAAGAAAGACAAGATACTTGTTGCCGCCCAGGAGCTGTTTGCAAAAAGCGGATATGCCGGAACTACCATGAAAATGGTGGCAGAAGAGGCAGAGGTGGCATCCGGTCTGGTCTTTCACTATTTCGACAACAAGGAAAACCTCTTCATGGCCGCAGGAAGTGAACTGATTGATACGATGATCTTGTACCTGCGCGATAGAATTGCAGACTCAGCAAATGGTTGTGAAGCGCTTGGGGCATTTGTCGAAGCGTATCTTGAGTTTACAATTGTTAATGAAAAGACTTTCCCCACTTTGATTCGATGCTCACCATTTAGCGACGATAATCCTGATTTGGATAGGAAAAAAATTGGCGCGAAATTTCGAGAATTGATCGATATGGTTGAAGAAATACTTCTTCGAGGTATCGAAGATGGTTCAATCGTCGATCTACCTGTGACGCAAACGGCGTTCATGGTCTACGCGAATATTGTTGGTGCTGTGCGAACCCGTTTTCTTGCTCCGTATGAGATACCTGGACTGTATGATGAGGCTCGGGATTTCATTTTGCGCAGCGTTCAGACGCCACGCTTGATTGCATCTTGA
- a CDS encoding SufB/SufD family protein translates to MKEIDLSEFKFQGLEQEALQDLNDLSEEDKEQLLMAGVVSDLSTRSASYLQMDQSAVHCSSKNDDVEIMDIKDALKKYDGLEEYFWTLVDKDKDEFTRSAYENLHGGYFIRVKAGAKVKEPIQSCLMLKSENVGQNVHNIVIIEEGAEAHIITGCSVAHGTKAGAHLGISEFFVKKDASLTFTMVHNWSENVAVRPRSAGVVEEGGKFLSNYVLLKPVKDLQMYPSIEMNGPNSVARFNSVVVAPKGSHLDMGNRVVMNAPNTRCEIIARTIATGGTIINRGHIGAHYTPSKGHLECQGLILGDGRIWAIPELDGSTEGVELSHEASVGKIAQDEIEYLMARGMDEDEATSTIVRGFLNTDIMGLPEKLQKEIDKQIEELQASDAM, encoded by the coding sequence ATGAAAGAAATCGATCTGTCAGAATTCAAGTTTCAGGGGCTCGAACAGGAGGCCTTGCAGGACCTCAACGACCTTTCCGAGGAAGATAAGGAACAACTGCTCATGGCAGGTGTTGTTTCCGACCTCTCCACTCGATCCGCGTCCTATTTGCAAATGGACCAGTCCGCTGTGCATTGCAGTTCCAAAAACGACGATGTCGAAATCATGGACATCAAGGATGCACTGAAAAAATATGACGGTCTGGAAGAGTATTTCTGGACGTTGGTGGACAAGGATAAGGATGAATTTACCCGTTCCGCTTACGAAAACCTGCACGGCGGCTACTTTATCCGCGTCAAGGCAGGGGCCAAGGTCAAGGAACCAATCCAGTCCTGCCTGATGCTCAAGTCTGAAAACGTTGGTCAGAATGTTCATAACATTGTGATCATTGAAGAAGGTGCCGAAGCTCACATTATTACCGGTTGTTCGGTTGCACACGGCACCAAGGCCGGAGCTCACCTCGGTATTTCCGAGTTCTTTGTCAAAAAAGATGCCTCTCTCACATTCACTATGGTTCACAACTGGAGCGAAAATGTAGCAGTACGTCCTCGCTCTGCCGGTGTGGTGGAAGAGGGCGGCAAGTTTCTGTCGAACTATGTCCTGCTTAAGCCGGTTAAGGATCTTCAGATGTACCCCAGTATTGAAATGAATGGTCCTAACTCTGTGGCTCGTTTCAATTCTGTCGTTGTGGCGCCAAAAGGATCTCATTTGGACATGGGTAACCGAGTCGTCATGAACGCGCCGAATACACGGTGTGAGATCATTGCAAGGACCATCGCAACCGGTGGTACTATTATTAACCGTGGTCATATTGGCGCTCACTACACTCCGAGCAAGGGGCACCTCGAGTGTCAGGGCCTCATACTCGGCGATGGTCGGATTTGGGCAATCCCCGAACTCGACGGTTCGACCGAGGGAGTAGAGCTGTCGCATGAGGCTTCGGTTGGTAAAATTGCGCAAGACGAGATCGAATACCTTATGGCTCGAGGAATGGATGAAGACGAAGCGACGTCTACCATTGTTCGTGGCTTTCTGAATACGGACATCATGGGACTTCCAGAGAAGCTTCAGAAGGAAATCGACAAGCAGATTGAAGAGCTGCAAGCTTCAGACGCTATGTAA
- a CDS encoding ABC transporter ATP-binding protein — translation MLTIEDLHVNIGDKQVLDGINLEIKEGETFILFGPNGSGKTSLLMTLMGFAGYEVTKGRIYFKGQDITEAPMYERARLGVGMSFQRPPTIHGLRTRHLVKMCARKGEVNPDMLADIVNMTDFLDRDINSGFSGGEIKRSELLQLMAQQPDLVLFDEPESGVDMENMQLVGKVARDVLDGNFNVAPDLSLKERKERTRTAGLIITHTGYILDYVNADRGQVLYKGHLCCEGRPRDILDHIREHGYQECVRCMN, via the coding sequence ATGCTGACCATAGAAGACTTGCATGTCAATATTGGCGACAAACAGGTCCTTGACGGGATCAATCTTGAAATAAAGGAAGGCGAGACCTTTATCTTGTTTGGACCTAACGGTTCCGGCAAAACGTCTCTCCTCATGACTCTGATGGGATTCGCCGGTTATGAAGTAACCAAAGGGCGAATCTACTTCAAAGGACAGGACATCACCGAGGCTCCCATGTATGAGAGAGCTCGTCTTGGAGTAGGGATGTCTTTCCAGCGACCGCCTACAATTCATGGTTTGCGCACCAGACATTTAGTCAAGATGTGTGCACGCAAAGGCGAGGTCAATCCTGACATGCTGGCTGATATTGTCAATATGACGGATTTCCTTGATCGTGATATCAACTCCGGTTTTTCCGGTGGTGAAATCAAGCGTTCGGAGCTGCTCCAGCTCATGGCGCAGCAGCCTGACCTTGTGCTTTTTGACGAGCCTGAATCCGGTGTAGACATGGAGAACATGCAGCTGGTTGGTAAGGTTGCTCGAGATGTTCTGGATGGCAACTTCAACGTTGCTCCTGATCTGAGTCTCAAAGAGCGGAAAGAGCGGACCAGGACTGCCGGTTTGATCATTACACATACCGGATACATTCTTGATTACGTTAATGCTGATCGTGGCCAGGTCTTGTATAAAGGACATCTTTGCTGTGAAGGGCGCCCACGTGATATTCTCGATCACATCCGTGAGCATGGCTATCAGGAATGTGTGCGTTGCATGAACTAG